The Corynebacterium vitaeruminis DSM 20294 genome window below encodes:
- the murD gene encoding UDP-N-acetylmuramoyl-L-alanine--D-glutamate ligase, producing MSHSINTAGLSDIALLRGPVMVTGAGVSGVGAARLLIDLGVDAVLVDSDPTALNRASEATGARTMSVEEAAGAMGEFSGVVTSPGWRPDSPLLVQAAEAGLEVVGDVELFYRLDRAGVFGAPRTWMVVTGTNGKTTTTSMLAAMMKQAGFSALAVGNIGVSISEALLAPERVDVLVAELSSFQLHWSSELTPDVGVLLNLADDHIDWHGSFAAYAEAKAKVLRGKVAIAGIDDEHVREQVARLGITPVGFTLGEPEPGQVGVKDGQLVDRSGVAGDGDSVVIAPVEGIEPPGPAGVYDALAAAAAARAEGASPESIAQALQDFHVAGHRGQIVGRWRDASGEEIVAIDNSKATNPHAADSALAGYDSVVWVAGGQLKGAEIDPLIQAHAHRLKAVALLGVDRELIASSVRRFAPDAVIMSTESTDPQSAIDEVVAWSVAQASGGDAVILAPAAASLDMFSGMGQRGTMFAEAIASMVDNT from the coding sequence ATGAGCCACAGCATCAACACCGCAGGACTATCCGACATCGCTCTTCTCCGCGGGCCGGTAATGGTCACCGGCGCTGGCGTCTCCGGGGTGGGGGCGGCGCGCCTGCTCATCGACCTGGGCGTGGACGCTGTCCTCGTCGACTCCGATCCCACGGCGCTCAACCGCGCCAGCGAGGCCACCGGTGCCCGCACGATGAGCGTCGAGGAGGCCGCCGGTGCGATGGGCGAGTTTTCCGGCGTGGTCACCTCCCCGGGCTGGCGCCCGGACTCGCCGCTGCTGGTCCAGGCCGCGGAGGCCGGGCTCGAGGTCGTGGGCGACGTGGAGCTGTTCTACCGCCTCGATCGGGCGGGCGTGTTCGGCGCGCCGCGCACCTGGATGGTGGTGACCGGCACCAACGGAAAGACCACCACCACGAGCATGCTCGCCGCGATGATGAAGCAGGCCGGGTTCTCGGCGCTCGCCGTAGGCAACATCGGCGTGTCCATCTCCGAGGCGCTGCTTGCCCCTGAGCGCGTCGACGTGCTCGTCGCCGAGCTGTCCAGCTTCCAGCTGCACTGGTCGAGCGAGCTCACCCCGGACGTCGGCGTCCTTCTCAACCTGGCCGACGATCACATCGACTGGCACGGCAGCTTCGCCGCCTACGCCGAGGCCAAGGCCAAGGTCCTGCGCGGTAAGGTGGCCATCGCGGGCATCGACGACGAGCACGTCCGCGAGCAGGTGGCCCGGCTGGGCATCACGCCGGTCGGCTTCACTCTCGGCGAGCCCGAGCCGGGGCAGGTCGGCGTGAAGGACGGCCAGCTGGTGGACCGCAGCGGCGTGGCCGGCGACGGCGACTCGGTGGTCATCGCCCCGGTCGAGGGCATCGAGCCTCCCGGCCCGGCGGGAGTGTACGACGCCCTGGCCGCCGCGGCGGCGGCCCGCGCGGAGGGCGCGAGCCCGGAATCGATCGCCCAGGCGCTGCAGGACTTTCACGTGGCGGGCCACCGCGGGCAGATCGTGGGCCGCTGGCGCGACGCCTCGGGCGAGGAGATCGTGGCCATCGATAACTCGAAGGCCACCAACCCCCACGCGGCCGACAGCGCGCTCGCGGGCTACGACAGCGTGGTCTGGGTGGCCGGAGGCCAGCTCAAGGGGGCCGAGATCGACCCGCTCATCCAGGCGCACGCCCACCGGCTCAAGGCCGTGGCGCTCCTCGGCGTCGACCGCGAGCTCATCGCTAGCTCGGTCCGCCGGTTCGCCCCCGACGCCGTCATCATGTCCACCGAGTCCACCGACCCGCAGTCGGCGATCGACGAGGTCGTGGCGTGGTCGGTGGCCCAGGCCAGCGGCGGCGACGCCGTCATCCTCGCCCCGGCGGCGGCGAGCCTGGACATGTTCTCCGGCATGGGGCAGCGCGGCACCATGTTCGCCGAGGCGATCGCCTCGATGGTGGACAACACCTAG
- a CDS encoding UDP-N-acetylmuramoyl-L-alanyl-D-glutamate--2,6-diaminopimelate ligase produces MTATLSSLVEVAGGRLEAPEGASHEDLAIAEIGLDSTQLPSGGLFAALPGTRSHGASFAASTPAAAVLTDEAGLSILQGEGYAKPVIVVDNVRDVLGFVAAEIYGHPSRDMTIIGVTGTSGKTTTSYLIESGLIAAGANVGLIGTTGTRINGEPVPTKLTTPEATTLQALFSRMRDRGVTHVVMEVSSHALSLGRVRGTDFDVAGFTNLSQDHLDFHATMEEYFEAKALFFDPASPMCAKKAVICIDDEWGEKMAARAQDPTTCTTVGKQADIAAVDIKAEPSGAQRFTLTFADRSLDVELPLPGRFNVANATLALSLIDAVGGDTAAAAKGIAGVGVPGRMEKIDEGQDFLAVVDYAHKPAAVAAVLDTVRAQVDGKLIVVVGAGGDRDAGKRPIMGAEAVRRADLVIITDDNPRSEDPATIRAAVLEGANSALKEEAPAARGTRVMEIGDRREAIREAIRSAGTGDGVVVAGKGHEVGQLIAGVNHHFDDREEVRAALTDPTLSPSGNHPESKKR; encoded by the coding sequence GTGACAGCAACACTATCGTCGCTGGTGGAGGTCGCAGGAGGCCGCTTGGAAGCCCCGGAGGGAGCATCCCACGAGGACCTCGCGATCGCCGAGATCGGGCTCGACTCCACGCAGCTTCCTTCCGGCGGGCTCTTCGCGGCGCTGCCCGGCACCCGCAGCCACGGCGCGAGCTTCGCGGCGAGCACCCCGGCGGCGGCCGTGCTCACCGACGAGGCGGGCCTGTCCATCCTTCAGGGCGAGGGCTACGCTAAGCCGGTCATCGTGGTGGACAACGTCCGCGACGTTCTGGGCTTCGTCGCCGCCGAGATCTACGGGCACCCGTCGAGGGACATGACCATCATCGGCGTGACCGGCACCTCCGGCAAGACCACCACCAGCTACCTCATTGAGTCAGGGCTCATCGCCGCGGGCGCGAACGTGGGGCTCATCGGCACCACGGGCACCCGCATCAACGGCGAGCCGGTCCCCACCAAGCTCACCACGCCGGAGGCGACGACGCTGCAGGCGCTGTTTAGCCGCATGCGCGACCGCGGCGTCACGCACGTGGTCATGGAGGTTTCCTCCCACGCGCTCTCGCTCGGCCGCGTGCGCGGCACAGACTTCGACGTTGCGGGCTTTACCAACCTCTCCCAGGACCACCTCGACTTCCACGCCACGATGGAGGAGTACTTCGAGGCCAAGGCGCTGTTCTTCGACCCCGCCTCCCCGATGTGCGCCAAGAAGGCCGTCATCTGTATCGACGACGAATGGGGCGAGAAGATGGCCGCCCGCGCGCAAGACCCCACGACCTGCACCACGGTGGGTAAGCAGGCGGACATCGCCGCGGTAGACATCAAAGCCGAGCCCAGCGGCGCCCAGCGCTTCACGCTCACCTTCGCCGATCGCTCCCTCGACGTCGAGCTCCCGCTGCCGGGCCGCTTTAACGTCGCCAACGCCACGCTCGCGCTCTCGCTTATCGACGCCGTTGGCGGGGACACCGCGGCCGCCGCGAAGGGAATCGCCGGGGTGGGCGTGCCCGGCCGCATGGAGAAGATCGACGAGGGGCAGGACTTCCTCGCGGTGGTCGACTACGCCCACAAGCCTGCGGCCGTCGCCGCCGTGCTCGACACCGTTCGCGCGCAGGTCGACGGCAAGCTCATCGTCGTGGTGGGCGCGGGTGGCGACCGCGACGCGGGCAAGCGCCCCATCATGGGGGCCGAGGCGGTGCGCCGCGCGGACCTCGTCATCATCACCGACGACAACCCGCGCTCCGAGGACCCGGCCACCATCCGCGCGGCCGTGCTCGAGGGCGCGAACTCGGCGCTGAAGGAGGAAGCCCCCGCAGCCCGCGGCACCCGCGTCATGGAGATCGGCGACCGCCGGGAGGCCATCCGTGAGGCGATCCGCAGCGCGGGGACCGGCGACGGCGTCGTCGTCGCGGGCAAGGGCCACGAGGTCGGCCAGCTCATCGCCGGCGTCAACCACCACTTCGACGACCGCGAGGAGGTCCGCGCCGCGCTGACCGATCCCACCCTCTCACCCTCTGGCAACCACCCCGAATCGAAGAAAAGATGA
- a CDS encoding UDP-N-acetylmuramoyl-tripeptide--D-alanyl-D-alanine ligase yields MINLSLADIARIVGGRVADAPDENALVTGNVEFDSRKIGPGDLFLALAGARVDGHDFAVKATEQGAVGTLAFREVGVPAVIVPPVPEEERKHDSYALENDADGSVAAVLAALGKLARHVVDTLATPHQAGEETVALTVIGVTGSAGKTSTKDFMATIFRAAGATVAPPGSFNNEIGHPYTALKCEPVTRYLVAEMSARGLGHVANLARIAPPKIGVELNVGSAHLGEFGSRETIAQAKGELVEALPDAAEGGVAVLNANDDFVMSMSPRTKAGILLYSALGKKEASYADATGERVNTSVDIVATNVSLDELARPSFDLTIRGEEQGRVQLGVFGEHQVANCLAAIGAAVAAGLDSALILGAVASHHNASAHRMDVRTRADGVTVINDSYNANPESMRAGLKALVSMAAGRKGAASWAVLGPMGELGEDEVGSHADLGRELASLGVDKLVAVGDNPLSAAMKDAAQRAGVEARLVADNDAAAAELRERLRPGDVVLVKASNAFKLWQVAEALAEAPGASS; encoded by the coding sequence ATGATTAACCTAAGCCTCGCAGACATCGCCCGCATCGTGGGCGGCCGCGTCGCCGACGCGCCCGACGAGAACGCGCTAGTGACCGGAAACGTCGAGTTCGACTCCCGCAAGATCGGCCCCGGCGACCTCTTCCTCGCGCTGGCGGGCGCCCGCGTCGACGGGCACGACTTCGCCGTCAAGGCCACCGAGCAGGGCGCGGTGGGAACGCTCGCCTTCCGCGAGGTCGGCGTGCCCGCGGTGATCGTCCCGCCAGTGCCGGAGGAGGAGCGTAAGCACGACAGCTACGCCCTCGAAAACGACGCCGACGGCTCGGTGGCGGCGGTGCTGGCGGCGCTGGGGAAGCTCGCCCGCCACGTGGTGGACACGCTCGCCACCCCGCACCAGGCGGGGGAGGAGACCGTCGCCCTCACCGTCATCGGAGTGACCGGCTCGGCCGGTAAGACCTCCACCAAAGACTTCATGGCCACCATCTTCCGCGCCGCGGGCGCCACGGTGGCCCCGCCCGGCTCCTTCAATAACGAGATCGGGCACCCCTACACCGCGCTCAAGTGTGAGCCGGTCACCCGCTACCTCGTCGCCGAGATGTCGGCGCGCGGCCTCGGGCACGTGGCCAACCTCGCGCGGATCGCGCCGCCGAAGATCGGCGTGGAGCTCAACGTCGGCTCCGCGCACCTGGGCGAGTTCGGCAGCCGCGAGACGATCGCGCAGGCCAAGGGCGAGCTCGTGGAAGCCCTGCCCGACGCCGCCGAGGGCGGCGTCGCGGTGCTCAACGCCAACGACGACTTCGTCATGTCCATGAGCCCGCGCACGAAGGCAGGAATCCTCCTGTACTCGGCGCTGGGAAAGAAGGAGGCGTCCTACGCCGATGCCACCGGGGAGCGCGTGAACACTTCGGTGGACATCGTCGCCACCAACGTCAGCCTCGACGAGCTTGCGCGCCCGAGCTTCGACCTCACCATCCGTGGCGAGGAACAGGGCCGCGTGCAGCTAGGCGTGTTCGGCGAGCACCAGGTGGCCAATTGCCTGGCCGCCATCGGCGCGGCCGTGGCGGCGGGCCTCGACTCCGCGCTCATCCTGGGCGCCGTGGCCTCTCACCACAACGCCTCCGCGCACCGCATGGACGTGCGCACCCGCGCCGACGGGGTGACCGTCATCAACGACTCCTACAATGCCAACCCGGAGAGCATGCGGGCGGGGCTCAAGGCGCTGGTCTCCATGGCCGCTGGCCGAAAGGGTGCTGCCAGCTGGGCGGTGCTCGGGCCGATGGGCGAGCTGGGCGAGGACGAGGTCGGCTCGCACGCCGACCTGGGTCGGGAGCTCGCAAGCCTTGGCGTCGACAAGCTTGTCGCGGTAGGCGACAACCCGCTGAGCGCCGCGATGAAGGACGCCGCGCAACGAGCGGGCGTTGAGGCGCGGCTGGTCGCGGACAACGATGCCGCCGCCGCTGAGCTGCGCGAACGCCTGCGGCCCGGCGACGTGGTCCTGGTCAAGGCGTCGAATGCGTTCAAGCTCTGGCAGGTCGCCGAGGCCCTCGCCGAGGCCCCGGGCGCCTCAAGTTAA
- a CDS encoding FtsW/RodA/SpoVE family cell cycle protein: protein MLGEQLAEWRTRPLTDYYLILTIVGALTVVGVIMVLSSSMTWSVIDNQNVFSTALKQSFMVVLGLVVMWLALRTRPGTLRKFATAALIVSILLLVAVLIPGVGTGRLEWGSQSWIVIGPLRLQPSELARVVIALWGAHYLADSDPHAPWRENKLVHFGLVSMLITALIFAEGDTGMSMSFLLVVAVLLVFAGLELRFLAIIAVMGLLAVLYLLFSGGYRSDRFTVFFDALIGHFEDTKGIAFQSYQGFLSLADGSLLGVGLGQSRAKWFYLPEAKNDFIFAIVGEELGLLGAGIIIFLFGLLGVIGLRTARRSNNQFLSLLSATLTLGVVIQAFINIGYVIGVLPVTGIQLPLISAGGTSAVITLGAMGILANCARHEPEAISAMASYGRPAIDQILLLREPDNRDLDRDVPAWRLAVPDRSPRPAPRPNAGASRPALRDERAVDQRHRAADPRGRNQRGGQGTAQGSQRGQRAENQRAGNPRGAYPRGGDSRGTTPQRGPQGGRRGVADDRYSRDRNHPDDFGRGRYEGRR from the coding sequence ATACTGGGCGAACAGCTCGCCGAGTGGCGCACGCGCCCGCTGACCGACTATTACCTCATCCTCACGATCGTGGGGGCGCTGACGGTGGTCGGCGTCATCATGGTGCTGTCGAGCTCGATGACCTGGTCGGTCATCGACAACCAGAACGTCTTCTCCACGGCGCTGAAGCAGTCGTTCATGGTGGTGCTCGGCCTCGTGGTCATGTGGCTCGCCCTGCGCACGAGACCCGGCACTCTGCGGAAGTTCGCCACCGCCGCGCTGATCGTCTCGATCCTTCTGCTGGTGGCCGTGCTCATCCCAGGCGTGGGCACCGGCCGCCTCGAGTGGGGATCGCAGTCGTGGATCGTGATCGGACCGCTTCGCCTGCAGCCCTCGGAGCTCGCCCGCGTGGTCATCGCGCTGTGGGGCGCGCACTATCTGGCAGACAGCGACCCGCACGCCCCGTGGCGGGAGAACAAGCTGGTCCACTTCGGTTTGGTGTCCATGCTCATCACGGCGCTGATCTTCGCCGAGGGCGACACCGGCATGTCGATGTCCTTCCTACTCGTGGTCGCAGTGCTCCTCGTCTTCGCGGGGCTCGAGCTGCGCTTCCTCGCGATCATCGCGGTGATGGGCCTGCTCGCCGTGCTGTACCTGCTGTTCAGCGGCGGCTACCGCTCAGACCGCTTCACCGTCTTCTTCGACGCGCTCATCGGGCACTTCGAGGACACCAAGGGCATCGCATTTCAGAGCTACCAGGGCTTCCTCTCGCTCGCCGACGGCTCGCTCCTAGGCGTCGGGCTCGGCCAGTCGCGGGCGAAGTGGTTCTACCTTCCCGAGGCGAAGAACGACTTCATCTTCGCCATCGTCGGTGAGGAGCTCGGGCTCCTCGGCGCTGGCATCATCATCTTCCTGTTCGGCCTGCTCGGGGTGATCGGCCTGCGCACCGCCCGCCGGTCCAACAACCAGTTCCTCTCGCTGCTGTCGGCGACGCTGACGCTCGGCGTGGTCATCCAGGCGTTCATCAACATCGGCTATGTCATCGGCGTGCTGCCGGTCACCGGCATCCAGCTGCCGCTCATCTCCGCGGGTGGTACCTCGGCCGTGATCACCCTGGGCGCGATGGGCATCCTCGCCAACTGCGCCCGCCATGAGCCGGAGGCCATCTCCGCGATGGCCTCCTACGGGCGCCCGGCGATCGACCAGATCCTCCTCCTGCGCGAGCCGGATAACCGCGACCTCGACCGCGACGTGCCCGCCTGGCGCCTGGCCGTCCCCGACCGCTCGCCGCGCCCGGCGCCGCGCCCGAACGCCGGCGCCTCGCGCCCGGCCCTCCGCGACGAGCGCGCCGTGGACCAGCGCCACCGTGCCGCCGACCCGCGCGGCCGGAACCAGCGCGGTGGGCAGGGGACCGCGCAAGGAAGCCAGCGCGGCCAGCGTGCAGAGAATCAGCGCGCAGGTAACCCCCGCGGAGCCTATCCTCGGGGCGGCGACTCGCGAGGCACCACCCCGCAGCGCGGCCCCCAGGGCGGGCGCCGCGGTGTCGCGGACGATCGCTACAGTAGAGACAGGAATCATCCCGATGACTTCGGTCGGGGACGCTACGAAGGAAGAAGATAA
- a CDS encoding peptidoglycan D,D-transpeptidase FtsI family protein — protein sequence MFQRIRWATWIAVAVAAVLILRLAVVQLVWGPGLSSLAQEQRTRVYVESARRGEILDRSGKEIAYTMQARSLTVSPNTLRSELKQQAELDLQQSDQNSQYQGDARAELLNQKVDDELKRYSEEIPQTIKDAGASTDDLKSEDILNKLKSDSSYEVLVRNVDPDVAQQIADSFHGVAADLQSIRQYPNGAIGENIVGKISQDGQGQFGFEASSDALLAGVDGRSTVDVSANGQVIPGTTRDEIPATDGATATLTIDLDLQTYVQQQIEQAVANSGAQGGEAVVLDSKTGQVLAMANSGTIDPIGDIQAQLDKGKNFGNETISNPFEPGSVAKIITAAGVIENGLSTPDEVIQVPGSIDMSGVTVKDAWEHGTVGYTTTGIFGKSSNVGTLILAKRLGEDKYADLLQKFGIGQSTGIELPSESSGILADRSQWSGGTFANLPIGQGMSWTLLQMASVYQTIANGGVRVEPRIIAEMKDAEGNVIEQPAPKQTQVVSAQTARTVIDMFRAVMQSDPTGVQQGTGASGAVEGYQTSGKTGTAQQVDPNTGAYSNSAYWITFAGMAPADDPRFVVAIQLDRPQRGVHGEGGQSAAPLFRDIATWLLNRDNVPLSKPMEGQLILQAQ from the coding sequence ATGTTCCAGCGGATCAGGTGGGCGACGTGGATCGCCGTCGCCGTGGCCGCGGTCTTGATCCTGCGGCTCGCGGTGGTCCAGCTCGTGTGGGGCCCGGGGCTGTCCAGCCTCGCGCAGGAGCAGCGCACCCGCGTCTACGTCGAGTCCGCGCGCCGCGGCGAGATCCTTGATCGCTCCGGCAAGGAGATCGCCTACACCATGCAGGCCCGCTCGCTGACGGTGTCGCCGAACACGCTGCGCTCCGAGCTCAAGCAGCAGGCGGAGCTCGATCTCCAGCAGTCCGACCAGAACTCGCAGTACCAGGGCGACGCCCGCGCCGAGCTTCTCAACCAGAAGGTCGACGACGAGCTCAAGCGCTACTCGGAGGAGATCCCACAGACCATCAAGGACGCGGGAGCCTCCACCGACGACCTCAAGAGCGAGGACATCCTCAACAAGCTCAAGTCCGACAGCAGCTACGAGGTGCTCGTGCGCAACGTCGACCCCGACGTCGCCCAGCAGATCGCCGATTCCTTCCACGGGGTCGCCGCGGATCTGCAGAGCATCCGCCAGTACCCGAACGGAGCGATCGGCGAGAACATCGTGGGCAAGATCTCCCAGGACGGCCAGGGGCAGTTCGGGTTCGAGGCCTCGAGCGATGCACTGCTGGCCGGTGTGGACGGACGTTCCACCGTGGACGTCTCCGCCAACGGCCAGGTCATCCCCGGCACGACCCGCGACGAGATTCCCGCGACCGACGGCGCAACCGCCACGCTCACCATCGACCTGGATCTTCAGACCTACGTCCAGCAGCAGATCGAGCAAGCCGTGGCCAACTCCGGCGCCCAAGGTGGCGAGGCCGTCGTCCTCGACTCCAAGACCGGGCAGGTGCTCGCCATGGCCAACTCCGGCACCATCGACCCGATCGGTGACATCCAGGCGCAGCTGGACAAGGGCAAGAATTTCGGCAACGAGACCATCTCCAACCCGTTCGAGCCCGGTTCGGTGGCCAAGATCATCACCGCCGCGGGAGTGATCGAGAACGGGCTGAGCACGCCCGACGAGGTCATCCAGGTGCCGGGCAGCATCGACATGTCCGGCGTCACCGTCAAGGACGCGTGGGAGCACGGGACCGTGGGGTATACCACGACCGGCATCTTCGGTAAGTCCTCCAACGTGGGCACCCTGATCCTGGCCAAGCGCCTCGGCGAGGACAAGTACGCCGACCTGCTGCAGAAGTTCGGCATCGGCCAGTCCACGGGCATCGAGCTGCCCTCGGAGTCCTCCGGCATCCTGGCGGACCGCTCGCAGTGGTCGGGCGGTACCTTTGCTAACCTCCCGATCGGCCAGGGCATGAGCTGGACCCTGCTGCAGATGGCCAGCGTCTACCAGACCATCGCCAACGGCGGTGTCCGGGTCGAGCCGCGCATCATTGCGGAGATGAAGGACGCCGAGGGCAACGTCATCGAGCAGCCGGCCCCGAAGCAGACCCAGGTGGTCTCGGCGCAGACGGCGCGCACCGTCATCGACATGTTCCGCGCGGTCATGCAGTCCGACCCGACCGGCGTCCAGCAGGGCACCGGCGCGAGCGGCGCCGTCGAGGGATACCAGACCTCGGGCAAGACCGGCACCGCCCAGCAGGTCGATCCCAACACGGGTGCCTACTCGAACTCCGCCTACTGGATCACCTTCGCGGGCATGGCGCCCGCGGACGACCCCCGCTTCGTGGTGGCGATCCAGCTGGACCGGCCGCAGCGCGGCGTCCACGGCGAGGGCGGGCAGTCCGCGGCCCCGCTGTTCCGCGACATCGCGACCTGGCTGCTGAACCGGGACAACGTGCCCCTGTCGAAGCCGATGGAGGGACAGCTCATCCTGCAGGCCCAGTAA
- the mraY gene encoding phospho-N-acetylmuramoyl-pentapeptide-transferase, translating into MTQIILAGAIGLLVSIFVTPILIRRFSAEGLGQEIREEGPKSHLRKRGTPTMGGIAILIGITVAYIVAGIYGELNGTQGFTVSGVLVLGLTLALGGLGFADDFIKLYMGRNLGLNKKAKLIGQLAIALIFGLLVLQFPDEDGLTPGSTHLSYLRDLDTIDLAVGGTIVGTIIFLIFMYILISAWSNAVNLTDGLDGLAAGSTAIVMGAYTLITFWQFRNGCAEGAAPGCYDVRDPLDLAVLAAAGLGACLGFLWWNAAPAKIFMGDTGSLALGGLVAGLSVTSRTELLMIIIGALFVMEAASVVIQVFGFKTRGIRIFRMAPFHHHFENGGWAETTVVIRFWLVTAVAALIGASIFYSEWLGLAGF; encoded by the coding sequence GTGACCCAGATTATTCTGGCGGGAGCGATTGGACTTTTGGTGTCGATCTTCGTCACGCCAATCCTCATTCGTCGCTTCAGTGCGGAGGGGCTCGGCCAGGAGATCCGCGAGGAAGGTCCGAAGTCGCACCTGCGCAAGAGGGGCACGCCCACGATGGGCGGCATCGCCATCCTCATCGGCATCACGGTCGCATACATCGTCGCGGGCATCTACGGCGAGCTCAACGGCACCCAGGGCTTTACCGTCTCCGGCGTGCTTGTGCTGGGGCTGACGCTGGCGCTGGGCGGGCTCGGCTTCGCCGACGACTTCATCAAGCTCTACATGGGCCGCAACCTGGGACTGAACAAAAAGGCCAAGCTCATCGGCCAGCTGGCCATCGCGCTCATCTTCGGCCTCCTCGTGCTGCAGTTCCCCGACGAGGACGGGCTTACCCCGGGCTCGACCCACCTGTCCTACCTGCGCGATCTAGACACCATCGACCTCGCCGTCGGCGGCACGATCGTGGGCACGATCATCTTCCTCATCTTCATGTACATCCTCATCTCGGCGTGGTCGAACGCGGTCAACCTCACCGACGGCCTCGACGGCCTGGCCGCGGGCAGCACCGCGATCGTCATGGGCGCGTATACGCTGATCACCTTCTGGCAGTTCCGCAACGGCTGCGCGGAGGGTGCGGCGCCCGGCTGCTACGACGTCCGCGACCCGCTCGACCTCGCGGTGCTCGCCGCCGCGGGCCTCGGCGCCTGCCTCGGCTTCCTCTGGTGGAACGCCGCCCCGGCGAAGATCTTCATGGGGGACACCGGCTCGCTCGCCCTCGGCGGCCTCGTCGCAGGCCTGTCCGTGACCTCGCGCACCGAGCTGCTCATGATCATCATCGGCGCGCTGTTCGTCATGGAGGCCGCCTCCGTGGTGATCCAGGTCTTCGGGTTCAAGACCCGCGGCATCCGCATCTTCCGCATGGCGCCCTTCCACCACCACTTCGAGAACGGCGGCTGGGCCGAGACCACCGTGGTGATCCGCTTCTGGCTGGTCACGGCGGTCGCCGCGCTCATCGGCGCCTCCATCTTCTACAGCGAGTGGCTGGGGCTGGCGGGCTTCTAG